From a single Loxodonta africana isolate mLoxAfr1 chromosome 9, mLoxAfr1.hap2, whole genome shotgun sequence genomic region:
- the STPG3 gene encoding protein STPG3 isoform X3, producing MNFDQKAVKFLANFYINGGKHWTHGPLGQKAPALNQPKASVLLESQEPEMAWDKAWPPVAHDLPAGLRVRMGTPQDLPPACTCTLRELLLEQRPPILTDLEIPSPTKYPVPDASVRESSPHPCYTMGRKPPAHEGGGRRAWQTVWLQSENPFTQKADFNREQKWPSPTDYQPSIRPAFSSGCHCPTSKTPEGHARAPKARGLSPWAQAPLQTSLHPPGEKRPSPNTYNILPGSVLQSPRSPAFSMSRSPAFASWVSTSCTPGPATYHVEDCYNSRFPSTPGVLIQGSRRPKRHDTGPFSTL from the exons ATGAATTTTGACCAGAAAGCTGTGAAATTCCTGGCAAACTTTTACATCAACGGAGGCAAACACTGGACCCATGGCCCGCTGGGGCAGAAAGCACCAGCACTCAACCA GCCCAAGGCTTCTGTGCTGTTGGAGAGCCAGGAACCCGAGATGGCCTGGGACAAGGCATGGCCCCCAGTGGCCCACGATCTCCCGGCCGGCCTTAGGGTGCGAATGGGCACCCCTCAGGACCTCCCGCCTGCCTGCACCTGCACCCTGAGGGAGCTGC TGCTGGAGCAGCGCCCCCCCATCCTGACTGACCTGGAGATCCCCAGCCCCACGAAGTACCCAGTGCCAGATGCATCTGTGCGCGAGTCCTCCCCACATCCCTGCTATACCATGGGCCGCAAGCCCCCTGCCCATG AGGGTGGTGGCCGCAGGGCCTGGCAGACCGTGTGGCTTCAGAGTGAAAACCCCTTCACACAGAAAGCTGACTTCAACCGAGAGCAAAAG TGGCCATCGCCCACTGACTACCAGCCCTCCATCCGGCCTGCCTTCAGCTCTGGCTGTCACTGCCCAACCTCCAAGACCCCTGAGGGCCATGCCCGCGCACCCAAGGCTCGGGGACTAAGCCCCTGGGCCCAGGCCCCCCTACAGACTTCTTTGCATCCCCCCGGTGAGAAGCGGCCCAGCCCCAACACCTACAACATCCTGCCCGGGTCTGTCCTGCAGAGCCCACGCTCACCAGCCTTCTCTATGAGCCGCTCGCCTGCCTTCGCCTCCTGGGTCAGCACCT CGTGCACCCCTGGCCCAGCCACCTACCACGTGGAGGACTGCTACAACTCACGCTTCCCTTCGACACCTGGAGTGCTCATCCAAGGCTCACGGAGACCCAAGCGCCATGACACGGGCCCCTTCAGCACGCTCTAG
- the TUBB4B gene encoding tubulin beta-4B chain isoform X4, which yields MREIVHLQAGQCGNQIGAKFWEVISDEHGIDPTGTYHGDSDLQLERINVYYNEATGQSGAGNNWAKGHYTEGAELVDSVLDVVRKEAESCDCLQGFQLTHSLGGGTGSGMGTLLISKIREEYPDRIMNTFSVVPSPKVSDTVVEPYNATLSVHQLVENTDETYCIDNEALYDICFRTLKLTTPTYGDLNHLVSATMSGVTTCLRFPGQLNADLRKLAVNMVPFPRLHFFMPGFAPLTSRGSQQYRALTVPELTQQMFDAKNMMAACDPRHGRYLTVAAVFRGRMSMKEVDEQMLNVQNKNSSYFVEWIPNNVKTAVCDIPPRGLKMSATFIGNSTAIQELFKRISEQFTAMFRRKAFLHWYTGEGMDEMEFTEAESNMNDLVSEYQQYQDATAEEEGEFEEEAEEEVA from the exons atgAGGGAGATCGTGCACCTGCAGGCCGGGCAGTGCGGAAACCAGATCGGCGCCAAG TTCTGGGAGGTGATCAGCGACGAGCATGGCATCGACCCCACCGGCACCTACCACGGCGACAGCGACCTGCAGCTGGAGCGGATCAACGTGTATTACAACGAGGCCACCG GTCAGAGTGGTGCTGGGAACAACTGGGCCAAAGGGCACTACACAGAAGGTGCAGAGCTGGTCGACTCGGTGCTGGACGTTGTGAGGAAGGAGGCCGAGAGCTGTGACTGCCTGCAGGGTTTCCAGCTGACCCACTCCCTGGGTGGGGGGACTGGGTCTGGGATGGGCACCCTCCTCATCAGCAAGATCCGGGAGGAATACCCTGACAGGATTATGAACACCTTCAGTGTGGTGCCCTCGCCCAAGGTGTCAGACACGGTGGTGGAGCCCTACAACGCCACCCTCTCGGTGCACCAGCTGGTGGAGAATACAGACGAGACCTATTGCATTGATAACGAAGCTCTCTACGACATCTGCTTCAGAACCCTAAAGCTGACCACGCCCACCTACGGTGATCTGAACCACCTGGTGTCAGCTACCATGAGTGGGGTCACCACCTGCCTGCGCTTCCCAGGCCAGCTCAATGCTGACCTGCGGAAGCTGGCCGTCAACATGGTGCCCTTCCCCCGCCTACACTTCTTCATGCCCGGCTTTGCCCCACTGACCAGCCGGGGCAGCCAGCAGTACCGGGCCCTGACCGTGCCCGAGCTCACCCAGCAGATGTTTGATGCCAAAAACATGATGGCCGCCTGTGACCCCCGCCACGGCCGCTACCTAACGGTGGCCGCCGTCTTCCGGGGCCGCATGTCCATGAAGGAGGTGGACGAGCAGATGCTGAACGTGCAAAACAAGAACAGCAGCTACTTCGTGGAGTGGATCCCCAACAACGTGAAGACGGCTGTCTGCGACATCCCGCCCCGCGGCCTCAAGATGTCTGCCACCTTCATTGGTAACAGCACGGCCATCCAGGAGCTGTTCAAGCGCATCTCCGAGCAGTTCACGGCCATGTTCCGGCGCAAGGCCTTCCTGCACTGGTACACAGGCGAGGGCATGGACGAGATGGAGTTCACTGAGGCTGAGAGCAACATGAACGACCTGGTGTCCGAGTACCAGCAGTACCAGGATGCCACGGCCGAGGAGGAGGGCGAGTTTGAGGAGGAGGCCGAGGAGGAAGTGGCCTAG
- the CIMIP2A gene encoding ciliary microtubule inner protein 2A: protein MTATQKHNLFTPEPHYIPGYAGFYPQLRYQVGNTYGHTTAQLLMDPSVQKSPCSVLSPMSRPKFIEDFSKSKPPFVPCRELTQPYIPHYTGLKPYKNFEILGQFPPQGTHAQGLPGAESVSRQVPLPPGFMPYPPYPPCPPGRKGNSRDFGHSDLRLAFGEVGWRRPHPAQEVPGQYQLYHCRRDEYPPLPHQSETLDVGRFERLPQLDHPNLIQRKAISGYAGFVPRFAWVMGVNYRDGVTQAMDEFDRNQFLSRNPICALGQRLPKTHWPSNTIYSSQGLIPFYMGFIPSTQDSYALTFGNSTRKAYQKETERRGRTL, encoded by the exons ATGACAGCTACCCAGAAACACAACCTCTTCACGCCAGAACCGCACTATATCCCTGG CTATGCCGGCTTCTATCCACAACTGCGATACCAGGTGGGGAACACCTATGGGCACACCACGGCCCAGCTGCTCATGGACCCCAGCGTGCAGAAGAGCCCTTGCTCTGTGCTGTCACCCATGTCCAGGCCCAAGTTCATTGAGGACTTCAGCAAGTCCAAGCCACCCTTTGTTCCCTGCCGGGAATTGACCCAGCCCTACATCCCACACTACACCG GTCTCAAGCCCTACAAGAACTTTGAGATCTTGGGCCAGTTTCCACCCCAGGGCACACATGCCCAGGGGCTGCCGGGGGCAGAGAGTGTATCCAGGCAGGTGCCGCTCCCTCCAGGTTTCATGCCCTATCCCCCCTACCCACCGTGCCCACCAGGGAGGAAGGGCAACTCCAGAGACTTCGGACACTCAGATCTGAGGCTGGCCTTTGGGGAGGTGGGCTGGAGAAGGCCCCACCCTGCCCAGGAGGTCCCGGGGCAGTACCAG CTGTACCACTGCCGGAGGGATGAATACCCACCCCTGCCCCACCAGTCAGAGACACTGGACGTGGGCAGGTTTGAGAGGCTGCCTCAGCTGGACCACCCCAACCTGATCCAACGCAAGGCTATCTCAG GCTACGCTGGCTTCGTGCCCCGCTTCGCCTGGGTGATGGGCGTGAATTACCGTGATGGGGTCACACAAGCCATGGATGAGTTTGACAGGAACCAG TTCCTGTCTAGGAACCCCATCTGTGCCCTGGGCCAGAGGCTGCCCAAAACACACTGGCCCAGCAACACCATCTACAGCAGCCAAGGCCTGATTCCCTTCTACATGGGGTTTATACCAT CCACTCAAGACAGCTATGCGCTCACATTTGGCAACAGCACCCGGAAGGCCTATCAGAAGGAAACAGAGAGGCGGGGCCGCACACTATGA
- the STPG3 gene encoding protein STPG3 isoform X2, with the protein MGAAVRQGWTVSPCLPCRPKASVLLESQEPEMAWDKAWPPVAHDLPAGLRVRMGTPQDLPPACTCTLRELQGGGRRAWQTVWLQSENPFTQKADFNREQKWPSPTDYQPSIRPAFSSGCHCPTSKTPEGHARAPKARGLSPWAQAPLQTSLHPPGEKRPSPNTYNILPGSVLQSPRSPAFSMSRSPAFASWRAPLAQPPTTWRTATTHASLRHLECSSKAHGDPSAMTRAPSARSRATRQSWPGHRVAPWLHLGPSQASLWNSAP; encoded by the exons ATGGGGGCTGCAGTCAGACAGGGCTGGACTGTGTCTCCTTGTCTCCCTTGCAGGCCCAAGGCTTCTGTGCTGTTGGAGAGCCAGGAACCCGAGATGGCCTGGGACAAGGCATGGCCCCCAGTGGCCCACGATCTCCCGGCCGGCCTTAGGGTGCGAATGGGCACCCCTCAGGACCTCCCGCCTGCCTGCACCTGCACCCTGAGGGAGCTGC AGGGTGGTGGCCGCAGGGCCTGGCAGACCGTGTGGCTTCAGAGTGAAAACCCCTTCACACAGAAAGCTGACTTCAACCGAGAGCAAAAG TGGCCATCGCCCACTGACTACCAGCCCTCCATCCGGCCTGCCTTCAGCTCTGGCTGTCACTGCCCAACCTCCAAGACCCCTGAGGGCCATGCCCGCGCACCCAAGGCTCGGGGACTAAGCCCCTGGGCCCAGGCCCCCCTACAGACTTCTTTGCATCCCCCCGGTGAGAAGCGGCCCAGCCCCAACACCTACAACATCCTGCCCGGGTCTGTCCTGCAGAGCCCACGCTCACCAGCCTTCTCTATGAGCCGCTCGCCTGCCTTCGCCTCCTGG CGTGCACCCCTGGCCCAGCCACCTACCACGTGGAGGACTGCTACAACTCACGCTTCCCTTCGACACCTGGAGTGCTCATCCAAGGCTCACGGAGACCCAAGCGCCATGACACGGGCCCCTTCAGCACGCTCTAGAGCCACCAGGCAGAGCTGGCCTGGCCATCGAGTGGCACCCTGGCTTCACCTGGGGCCTTCCCAGGCCTCCCTCTGGAACTCAGCCCCCTAG
- the TUBB4B gene encoding tubulin beta-4B chain isoform X3, with the protein MVGVAANQSRSLASLVLEAQYDAGGGGRRVYIRVRAASVVAVRVPALPFSVWTCCPRRRRHEGDRAPAGRAVRKPDRRQGQSGAGNNWAKGHYTEGAELVDSVLDVVRKEAESCDCLQGFQLTHSLGGGTGSGMGTLLISKIREEYPDRIMNTFSVVPSPKVSDTVVEPYNATLSVHQLVENTDETYCIDNEALYDICFRTLKLTTPTYGDLNHLVSATMSGVTTCLRFPGQLNADLRKLAVNMVPFPRLHFFMPGFAPLTSRGSQQYRALTVPELTQQMFDAKNMMAACDPRHGRYLTVAAVFRGRMSMKEVDEQMLNVQNKNSSYFVEWIPNNVKTAVCDIPPRGLKMSATFIGNSTAIQELFKRISEQFTAMFRRKAFLHWYTGEGMDEMEFTEAESNMNDLVSEYQQYQDATAEEEGEFEEEAEEEVA; encoded by the exons ATGGTCGGGGTAGCAGCCAATCAATCGAGGTCACTTGCCAGCCTCGTTCTGGAAGCCCAATACGACGCCGGCGGGGGCGGGCGCCGCGTATATATAAGGGTTCGCGCAGCGTCGGTTGTAGCAGTCCGTGTGCCCGCTCTTCCATTCTCGGTTTGGACCTGCtgcccgcgccgccgccgccatgAGGGAGATCGTGCACCTGCAGGCCGGGCAGTGCGGAAACCAGATCGGCGCCAAG GTCAGAGTGGTGCTGGGAACAACTGGGCCAAAGGGCACTACACAGAAGGTGCAGAGCTGGTCGACTCGGTGCTGGACGTTGTGAGGAAGGAGGCCGAGAGCTGTGACTGCCTGCAGGGTTTCCAGCTGACCCACTCCCTGGGTGGGGGGACTGGGTCTGGGATGGGCACCCTCCTCATCAGCAAGATCCGGGAGGAATACCCTGACAGGATTATGAACACCTTCAGTGTGGTGCCCTCGCCCAAGGTGTCAGACACGGTGGTGGAGCCCTACAACGCCACCCTCTCGGTGCACCAGCTGGTGGAGAATACAGACGAGACCTATTGCATTGATAACGAAGCTCTCTACGACATCTGCTTCAGAACCCTAAAGCTGACCACGCCCACCTACGGTGATCTGAACCACCTGGTGTCAGCTACCATGAGTGGGGTCACCACCTGCCTGCGCTTCCCAGGCCAGCTCAATGCTGACCTGCGGAAGCTGGCCGTCAACATGGTGCCCTTCCCCCGCCTACACTTCTTCATGCCCGGCTTTGCCCCACTGACCAGCCGGGGCAGCCAGCAGTACCGGGCCCTGACCGTGCCCGAGCTCACCCAGCAGATGTTTGATGCCAAAAACATGATGGCCGCCTGTGACCCCCGCCACGGCCGCTACCTAACGGTGGCCGCCGTCTTCCGGGGCCGCATGTCCATGAAGGAGGTGGACGAGCAGATGCTGAACGTGCAAAACAAGAACAGCAGCTACTTCGTGGAGTGGATCCCCAACAACGTGAAGACGGCTGTCTGCGACATCCCGCCCCGCGGCCTCAAGATGTCTGCCACCTTCATTGGTAACAGCACGGCCATCCAGGAGCTGTTCAAGCGCATCTCCGAGCAGTTCACGGCCATGTTCCGGCGCAAGGCCTTCCTGCACTGGTACACAGGCGAGGGCATGGACGAGATGGAGTTCACTGAGGCTGAGAGCAACATGAACGACCTGGTGTCCGAGTACCAGCAGTACCAGGATGCCACGGCCGAGGAGGAGGGCGAGTTTGAGGAGGAGGCCGAGGAGGAAGTGGCCTAG
- the TUBB4B gene encoding tubulin beta-4B chain isoform X2 — translation MREIVHLQAGQCGNQIGAKFWEVISDEHGIDPTGTYHGDSDLQLERINVYYNEATGGKYVPRAVLVDLEPGTMDSVRSGPFGQIFRPDNFVFGQSGAGNNWAKGHYTEGAELVDSVLDVVRKEAESCDCLQGFQLTHSLGGGTGSGMGTLLISKIREEYPDRIMNTFSVVPSPKVSDTVVEPYNATLSVHQLVENTDETYCIDNEALYDICFRTLKLTTPTYGDLNHLVSATMSGVTTCLRFPGQLNADLRKLAVNMVPFPRLHFFMPGFAPLTSRGSQQYRALTVPELTQQMFDAKNMMAACDPRHGRYLTVAAVFRGRMSMKEVDEQMLNVQNKNSSYFVEWIPNNVKTAVCDIPPRGLKMSATFIGNSTAIQELFKRISEQFTAMFRRKAFLHWYTGEGMDEMEFTEAESNMNDLVSEYQQYQDATAEEEGEFEEEAEEEVA, via the exons atgAGGGAGATCGTGCACCTGCAGGCCGGGCAGTGCGGAAACCAGATCGGCGCCAAG TTCTGGGAGGTGATCAGCGACGAGCATGGCATCGACCCCACCGGCACCTACCACGGCGACAGCGACCTGCAGCTGGAGCGGATCAACGTGTATTACAACGAGGCCACCG gtgGCAAGTACGTGCCCCGCGCCGTGCTGGTGGACCTGGAGCCGGGCACCATGGACTCTGTACGCTCAGGGCCCTTCGGGCAGATCTTCCGCCCCGACAACTTCGTCTTTG GTCAGAGTGGTGCTGGGAACAACTGGGCCAAAGGGCACTACACAGAAGGTGCAGAGCTGGTCGACTCGGTGCTGGACGTTGTGAGGAAGGAGGCCGAGAGCTGTGACTGCCTGCAGGGTTTCCAGCTGACCCACTCCCTGGGTGGGGGGACTGGGTCTGGGATGGGCACCCTCCTCATCAGCAAGATCCGGGAGGAATACCCTGACAGGATTATGAACACCTTCAGTGTGGTGCCCTCGCCCAAGGTGTCAGACACGGTGGTGGAGCCCTACAACGCCACCCTCTCGGTGCACCAGCTGGTGGAGAATACAGACGAGACCTATTGCATTGATAACGAAGCTCTCTACGACATCTGCTTCAGAACCCTAAAGCTGACCACGCCCACCTACGGTGATCTGAACCACCTGGTGTCAGCTACCATGAGTGGGGTCACCACCTGCCTGCGCTTCCCAGGCCAGCTCAATGCTGACCTGCGGAAGCTGGCCGTCAACATGGTGCCCTTCCCCCGCCTACACTTCTTCATGCCCGGCTTTGCCCCACTGACCAGCCGGGGCAGCCAGCAGTACCGGGCCCTGACCGTGCCCGAGCTCACCCAGCAGATGTTTGATGCCAAAAACATGATGGCCGCCTGTGACCCCCGCCACGGCCGCTACCTAACGGTGGCCGCCGTCTTCCGGGGCCGCATGTCCATGAAGGAGGTGGACGAGCAGATGCTGAACGTGCAAAACAAGAACAGCAGCTACTTCGTGGAGTGGATCCCCAACAACGTGAAGACGGCTGTCTGCGACATCCCGCCCCGCGGCCTCAAGATGTCTGCCACCTTCATTGGTAACAGCACGGCCATCCAGGAGCTGTTCAAGCGCATCTCCGAGCAGTTCACGGCCATGTTCCGGCGCAAGGCCTTCCTGCACTGGTACACAGGCGAGGGCATGGACGAGATGGAGTTCACTGAGGCTGAGAGCAACATGAACGACCTGGTGTCCGAGTACCAGCAGTACCAGGATGCCACGGCCGAGGAGGAGGGCGAGTTTGAGGAGGAGGCCGAGGAGGAAGTGGCCTAG
- the STPG3 gene encoding protein STPG3 isoform X1 encodes MGAAVRQGWTVSPCLPCRPKASVLLESQEPEMAWDKAWPPVAHDLPAGLRVRMGTPQDLPPACTCTLRELLLEQRPPILTDLEIPSPTKYPVPDASVRESSPHPCYTMGRKPPAHGKCPQDPTLHAHLTPLPGFPYLGVGPGPTPCLCSPARLSQPTVHPSSPSLQPSCLPLQRVVAAGPGRPCGFRVKTPSHRKLTSTESKRWGVSTGQGSCGGRVGKGHHKRMGRERSREDTQEKDWVEWVGRGPGEDRWGGGPGEGKWGEGPREDGTGVLGQVGRGGTGEDWAGVLGQVGRGSWEGWVGSGSWGRWGATLGRVAGAGRGLGQGREGPWGGCPGRGL; translated from the exons ATGGGGGCTGCAGTCAGACAGGGCTGGACTGTGTCTCCTTGTCTCCCTTGCAGGCCCAAGGCTTCTGTGCTGTTGGAGAGCCAGGAACCCGAGATGGCCTGGGACAAGGCATGGCCCCCAGTGGCCCACGATCTCCCGGCCGGCCTTAGGGTGCGAATGGGCACCCCTCAGGACCTCCCGCCTGCCTGCACCTGCACCCTGAGGGAGCTGC TGCTGGAGCAGCGCCCCCCCATCCTGACTGACCTGGAGATCCCCAGCCCCACGAAGTACCCAGTGCCAGATGCATCTGTGCGCGAGTCCTCCCCACATCCCTGCTATACCATGGGCCGCAAGCCCCCTGCCCATGGTAAGTGTCCCCAAGACCCCACTCTCCATGCTCACCTCACCCCACTTCCTGGCTTCCCTTACCTGGGAGTGGGGCCGGGCCCCACACCCTGCCTCTGTTCCCCTGCCCGTCTCTCCCAGCCCACTGTCCACCCCAGCTCACCTTCTCTCCAACCATCATGCCTCCCTCTGCAGAGGGTGGTGGCCGCAGGGCCTGGCAGACCGTGTGGCTTCAGAGTGAAAACCCCTTCACACAGAAAGCTGACTTCAACCGAGAGCAAAAGGTGGGGGGTATCAACTGGGCAAGGGTCCTGTGGGGGACGGGTGGGGAAGGGACATCATAAAAGAATGGGCAGAGAGAGGTCCAGGGAGGATACTCAAGAAAAAGACTGGGTAGAGTGGGTGGGGAGGGGTCCTGGGGAGGACAGGTGGGGAGGAGGTCCTGGGGAGGGTAAATGGGGAGAGGGTCCTAGGGAGGATGGGACAGGTGTCCTGGGTCAGGTGGGGAGAGGGGGTACTGGGGAGGATTGGGCAGGTGTCTTGGGGCAGGTGGGGAGGGGGTCCTGGGAAGGATGGGTAGGGAGCGGGTCCTGGGGAAGGTGGGGAGCGACCTTGGGCAGGGTGGCAGGGGCAGGCAGGGGCCTTGGGCAGGGTAGGGAGGGGCCTTGGGGAGGGTGCCCAGGAAGGGGCCTCTGA
- the TUBB4B gene encoding tubulin beta-4B chain isoform X1, with product MVGVAANQSRSLASLVLEAQYDAGGGGRRVYIRVRAASVVAVRVPALPFSVWTCCPRRRRHEGDRAPAGRAVRKPDRRQGGKYVPRAVLVDLEPGTMDSVRSGPFGQIFRPDNFVFGQSGAGNNWAKGHYTEGAELVDSVLDVVRKEAESCDCLQGFQLTHSLGGGTGSGMGTLLISKIREEYPDRIMNTFSVVPSPKVSDTVVEPYNATLSVHQLVENTDETYCIDNEALYDICFRTLKLTTPTYGDLNHLVSATMSGVTTCLRFPGQLNADLRKLAVNMVPFPRLHFFMPGFAPLTSRGSQQYRALTVPELTQQMFDAKNMMAACDPRHGRYLTVAAVFRGRMSMKEVDEQMLNVQNKNSSYFVEWIPNNVKTAVCDIPPRGLKMSATFIGNSTAIQELFKRISEQFTAMFRRKAFLHWYTGEGMDEMEFTEAESNMNDLVSEYQQYQDATAEEEGEFEEEAEEEVA from the exons ATGGTCGGGGTAGCAGCCAATCAATCGAGGTCACTTGCCAGCCTCGTTCTGGAAGCCCAATACGACGCCGGCGGGGGCGGGCGCCGCGTATATATAAGGGTTCGCGCAGCGTCGGTTGTAGCAGTCCGTGTGCCCGCTCTTCCATTCTCGGTTTGGACCTGCtgcccgcgccgccgccgccatgAGGGAGATCGTGCACCTGCAGGCCGGGCAGTGCGGAAACCAGATCGGCGCCAAG gtgGCAAGTACGTGCCCCGCGCCGTGCTGGTGGACCTGGAGCCGGGCACCATGGACTCTGTACGCTCAGGGCCCTTCGGGCAGATCTTCCGCCCCGACAACTTCGTCTTTG GTCAGAGTGGTGCTGGGAACAACTGGGCCAAAGGGCACTACACAGAAGGTGCAGAGCTGGTCGACTCGGTGCTGGACGTTGTGAGGAAGGAGGCCGAGAGCTGTGACTGCCTGCAGGGTTTCCAGCTGACCCACTCCCTGGGTGGGGGGACTGGGTCTGGGATGGGCACCCTCCTCATCAGCAAGATCCGGGAGGAATACCCTGACAGGATTATGAACACCTTCAGTGTGGTGCCCTCGCCCAAGGTGTCAGACACGGTGGTGGAGCCCTACAACGCCACCCTCTCGGTGCACCAGCTGGTGGAGAATACAGACGAGACCTATTGCATTGATAACGAAGCTCTCTACGACATCTGCTTCAGAACCCTAAAGCTGACCACGCCCACCTACGGTGATCTGAACCACCTGGTGTCAGCTACCATGAGTGGGGTCACCACCTGCCTGCGCTTCCCAGGCCAGCTCAATGCTGACCTGCGGAAGCTGGCCGTCAACATGGTGCCCTTCCCCCGCCTACACTTCTTCATGCCCGGCTTTGCCCCACTGACCAGCCGGGGCAGCCAGCAGTACCGGGCCCTGACCGTGCCCGAGCTCACCCAGCAGATGTTTGATGCCAAAAACATGATGGCCGCCTGTGACCCCCGCCACGGCCGCTACCTAACGGTGGCCGCCGTCTTCCGGGGCCGCATGTCCATGAAGGAGGTGGACGAGCAGATGCTGAACGTGCAAAACAAGAACAGCAGCTACTTCGTGGAGTGGATCCCCAACAACGTGAAGACGGCTGTCTGCGACATCCCGCCCCGCGGCCTCAAGATGTCTGCCACCTTCATTGGTAACAGCACGGCCATCCAGGAGCTGTTCAAGCGCATCTCCGAGCAGTTCACGGCCATGTTCCGGCGCAAGGCCTTCCTGCACTGGTACACAGGCGAGGGCATGGACGAGATGGAGTTCACTGAGGCTGAGAGCAACATGAACGACCTGGTGTCCGAGTACCAGCAGTACCAGGATGCCACGGCCGAGGAGGAGGGCGAGTTTGAGGAGGAGGCCGAGGAGGAAGTGGCCTAG